TGAACCAAATTACAATAATCTAAAAGAAGAATGATCTAAAATGTAAAAAGACAAAAAAGAGGACACATGTCAACAAACTCCCCTTCTACGTGTCATAAGAAAGAGAGAAAAGTCTAATTTATATATATATAGATTAAAAGGTTTAAGAGATTATTATGTGACATAACGGATTATTAATTACGTATGTCTATGGATTTCTGGTTCGGTCAATAATTTCTTGCAAATTTTTGAATCTCCTATATACTAAATCACAAGTCACTACACCTATAATATTTCGCCACATAGATCAAGAAATAAAAGAGTTTGAAATACAAAAATGAAAATGAAAAAATGCAAAACAAAAATATTTACACAAGAGACAAAAATCAAAAATATTATCATTCCATTTTGCGGAGCAGTTCCTCTTTCTAAACTCCATGATCACCACTCACTCTCCTAATAACTATCTCTATTTCCTTTATTCTAGCTACTTATATCGTTAAATACTTTTTGAAGTTATCCAATGACCGATTGTTAACTGACACATTTTGTCTCTTTCTCTAATCACAAATCTGATGTGGGCATGGATTGATTCTTCCCAGAGGTAAATAGTTAATTTGTGTCATTTTTTTGCTCTTGCTTCATCTATTTTCTTCTACGGTCTTTAATCAAGCGTCACTCTTCACATTCAAGATTTTCTTCAAAAGATCAAGCTTATATTCTGAAAATATGAAAAAAAAATTACTTTCTATTTTGCTCCCTTTCAAAAGTCTCTATTCTGTTTTTTTCTAACATTTATATGCTTGAAGAAATCATATCCATTACTAATTAGTAATGATTGATTGATGCAGAAACTGAAAAATGTAAAAAGAGCGAAACTCCAACGCTTTATTGAGAAAACTATCAGCAAACTAAAATTACAGGTATATTATAGTATTTACTAACTTTTTTATCCTAATGAATGATCATATTTTGCATGGTTTCCATGAAACTGATATACGACAACTTCTTAGATTTGTTGAAAGGCCATTTGAATAGGAAGTATATATTTCTTGGTTTTTTTACTAGAAATGTTGAGAAAAAAATGAGAGCAGATTCTAATTCATATAACTTTTAAAGTAAAAAACAATCATGTTGATATTGACTTATATAAGTGAGATTTTATATTTCTTGGTTTATCTATTACAGTGAATCGGTAACTAAATTGTTTTGATGTTTTATAGTTATTAAGTTTTGATCAGATAATTTAGAAAACAATGAAATTGACCCATGCATAGCATGGGAGGTAATACTAGTACCAAATAATTCATGTGTAATGGATTTAATATGTCACTGTTTATATTACACACTGACACTGGTTATATATAGATTGCGACATGTTCAGTGCCATAACAAAGAAAAGACTGTAGTTAGTATAAATTAATAAACTGTAAAAAAGTAGTGGTAAAAAAGAATCACGTGTTTCATGGCACTCTAGTTGCTTTCAAATGCATAACATTTTTTAGTTAGGACTTAATCACCAATAGTAAAGTACTAGTTAGGACTTAATCACCAATAGTAAAGTACTATATGATAATCTCTGAATGTATATAACATCCACATGGTATGACAACTCGCTCTATAGTATATCGATCACGTACTAAAGTAGCCAACCACATTACATTAACAATAGCAAAACTATGTATTGTTAGCTCAAGTACAAAGGACTTTGGTTATTGCGTCAGAGGTCTCCAATGATTGATGAAACGAAACTAATATTACATGCGGTAGATTTGGGTTTAGAGAAAAATGTAAAAAAAAATCATTCAACTTCTTACGGGAGTATTTTTTTACATTTTTACATAATCAAATTAGTTATGACGGTATACTAAACCAATTAACCGGTTTATATATAATCAATAAAAAAGTTGAAAAGAGTGTTGAATGATTCAAACTTGATACGGAAAACATGCTAACAAGAGAACGCATCTTATCTTTGTAAAATCGTAACTATGTTGATCGGAGAACGGGGTAAAAAGCTGCAGAGAAAACATGGCCAGGAAAGAGGTGGTGGCGGTCACTGCTGCGGTGGTTACTGCGGTTGCAGCGGCTGTAATAATTGGTCAATGGGTGCGGAGGAAGGAGCGGCGGCGGAAACAAACACAGATGATTTTTAAAAAATTCGCTAGAGAATGCGCCACGCCGGTTTCGAAGCTATGGGCGGTGGCGGACGCCTTGGTAGCCGACATGACCGCCTTTCTCTCTGCCACTACAGCCGCCGGGAGTTGCGGCTCCCTCAACATGCTCGTTTCATTCGCCGGTGCTCTCCCTTCAGGGTAAATAAACATAAAACTCTAGCCCTCTGGTTCAAACAGAGTATTAGGTGACGATAAATTAAGGGTGTTTTAACTTGTAGGGAAGAGAAGGGGATACGTTATGGAGCTAACTTGCGAGGCAAGGAACTTCTACTGTTACGTGGAACTTTAGGAGGTAACGAAGAGCCTATTTCCGATGTACATAAACAGGAGATTTCAATCCCTGCGGATGTTTTAAACGGCTCTTTCAAGGTATATTTATCGAGGGACACAATTTCTTGTGGTACACGTTAGGTTACTAAAGTTTATTTTGTGTTTAGGAGCTGTGCGATTACATATCCTTGGAGCTAGTTAAGTTCATTGGGATGAATCCTGGAGAAGAAACAGATGAAGTTAAGAATCTAGGGTTTACGTTAACACGCTATGTCGAACAGTTTGGGCCTAGTTCAATCTCGGCGATACAGAGGAAGGGCTTAGCAAATGATGATGATGACACGGTTTTGAAGGAGTTTTTGAATGATATGAATGAATCATTGGAGAGTCACGGACTGAAGATTCGGATGAACGTGGCGCTGGTAAGTGGGTCTGAAGATTAATCTCGACTTTCTTGTGATGATATGTGATGATAATCTTGTTTATTGAGATCAGGTGGATGACACAATTGGAGTGTTGGCTGGAGGAAGGTACTATCATAAGGACACTGTGGCTGCAGTCACTTTAGGTATGGGAACTAACGCTGCTTACATCGAACAAGCTCAGGAGGTTCTGAGATGGAAACCCTCGATACCAAACGAGCCACAAGAGATTGTATGTTAAGATAGTTTCACCACATTGATCTAAAACGGTAAGAGTTTCAAAGTTACCATGAGTTGATTGTACATCATGATATGATTGTATAGGTTATTAGCACGGAGTGGGGAGATTTCAGATCATGTCATCTTCCTGTAACTGAATATGATGCTGCTCTTGACGCAGAAAGCCTGAATCCTAGAAGCTGTGTAAGATCATCTCCAATCTTATTTCCTTTTAACTCAAAATTCCATTTTGCAAGAAAATTTATTCTAATCATACTATATTTCTAACTCAAAAATGAAAAAAAATGGATGTCCTCCAACACTGGAGTGATTTAACTATTTTTGCTTTATCACTATTTTAAAAATAAAATAATGTAGGAGTAAAATATAACTCTATTTTAAAATTATTCTATTTCAAAGTAAAAACGGAATCACAGTAGAGATGCTCTAAGCACATGTATTGATTAGTTCTCTTAGGCTTCATGTTCTGTGTGTTTTGAGAATCATGGTTACTATGTTTCAAGGTATTTGAGAAGATGGTGGCTGGAGGATACTTAGGGGAGATAGTGAGAAGAGTGTTGCTAAAAATGACACAAGAATCTGCTTTATTTGGAGATATACTACCTCCAAAACTGACAACCCCTTACACTTTAAGGTACATGTAACTAAATTTCTGAGACTAATAAGAAACTATATATTATTACAATGCAAGGACATTAATACATGAACTTTTCCTACATGTTCAGTTCGCCAGATATGGCCGCGATGCATCAAGATATATCAGAAGATCGAGAGATTGTAAACAAAAAGCTCAAGGATGTTTTCGGGGTAAGTATTTGTATTTTCAACTTCAAATTTATGATATTCTTTTTCATTTTTTGTTTGCATTTACATTTAAATTTGAATGCATCATATTAGCTTTATGTTTAATCGAAAGCTTTATGTTTAATCAAATAATTGAAGTTTGTTTGTGTGAATTCGCATATCTATGTATAACATGCAGATCATGTATTCAACTCTTGCGGCTAGAGAAGTGGTGGTTGAAGTGTGCGATGTAGTGGCGGAAAGAGCGGCGCGTGTGGCAGGAGCAGGAATAGTTGGGATGGTAAAGAAGCTGGGAAGGTTAGAGAAAAAGATGAGCATTGTGATAGTTGAAGGAGGGTTGTATGATCATTACAGGGTCTTTAGAAACTATCTTCATAGCAGTGTTTGGGAAATGCTCGGCGATGAGTTATCGGACCATGTCGTCATTGAGCATTCTCACGGTGGATCTGGTGCCGGAGCCCTTTTCTTTGCTGCTTGCGGCAACGTTAAAACCTAAGAGCTGAAACAAGAAGATAACCAGAGCGAATATAATTTTTGTTTTTGTTTCGTTTCCCAAAACCATTATTCTATTTTGACGTTGTCTTGTAAAATACTTTTTCCAACATCTGTTACATTTACTTGTTAGAGAAACTAAATAAAAATAGTCCTCATGTAAGAGAGACTTGTTACAAAGCGTGGTCTAAGTGTTATACACTACAACCGGCTGCAACCATTAAAAAAAATTCTACTACCGATGTACCAGTAAAACAAGATATGAAAGCTCATTATTGACAGAGGATCATGCACTAATGTTGCTAGCATTTATATGGTTATAAACATGGTCTAGAAGAGACTAATAAGCATCTGCATCCATATAAACTAAAATGATTAGATATAATTATATTGGTCAGTAAAAACAACATATGAATCCTTGGGCACTTCTGATAAAATAGCTCATAAAAGTTGTATCTAACGTCCACAAGTTAAAATGAACAATTTAAGCAGATATGGGTTTTGAGTTTTATGGACTTGTAATATATATACAATTTATCAACTGCTATGGATTTTGTTGAAATGATTAATTACCATTACAATTTTTTTTTTTGTGATTATGTAACACATAAACTGAAAATTATTCTTCCACTCACGACAAAAAACCAACATGTTGAATCTGAGTTCGGTGGGGAGTCGATACGTATGGACTGAATTTGACGGTGGGTTATTTAAGAGCCGGTTCTTAACTTTTTTAGTTAAAAGTTAAGTGACCGTTTCTTATATTCCGTTAAGAACCTCCAAAATTATCCCTAGAAACCCATAAAGTTTCGTAAGTACACTTTAATGACTATTTAACTATTAAATTTTAGCTAAAGACCTTAGTTAAAAATCACCTAATTTTTGTGCTACAGTGGTAGTTTCTTAATTTGAGTTTCTTAAAAAAAAAATAAGTTTTAAAATTAAAGAAAAAAATTATTTATTAAATAAAACATATTAGAATATAACATTTTAAACATAGATTTTAAAATAAAAACATAAAAACAAGGATTACTAAAATAAACATTTCAAAGACATTCATTATTGATTGGAAAAGGTATTGGTTTACAAAGTGAAAATAAATGGAAAAGTTAACGAGTGCTCGTCCGAACTGGCCGGAAAAATACAAATCGGAAAGAAATACAATGATTAAGACCTTAAGTTTTAACCGTCAAGTGTGAGTGTACAAGTCTGGATCCCTTTTTATGCGGTCTTGTCCTTTTTATATAGATAAACCCTTTTTCTTGTTCGCCTTAGGTCATCCTTACCCAATGGACTGAGTTCTGTCTCTCGGCTGAGCAGCTGGGCCGGGTAATCGGGCTTTGGGGCCGGACTATCGTAAAAACCTTGTGGAGCTGAATAAAACAGTCTTTAGCCGAGCATTAATATTGAGTCGGAACCCGTCGAGCTAAGCTGATTCGAGCCGACTTGATGGGCCGAATCTCTTATTTAATAGGTCATTGTGGAGGATGT
The DNA window shown above is from Brassica oleracea var. oleracea cultivar TO1000 chromosome C3, BOL, whole genome shotgun sequence and carries:
- the LOC106333624 gene encoding probable hexokinase-like 2 protein; translated protein: MARKEVVAVTAAVVTAVAAAVIIGQWVRRKERRRKQTQMIFKKFARECATPVSKLWAVADALVADMTAFLSATTAAGSCGSLNMLVSFAGALPSGEEKGIRYGANLRGKELLLLRGTLGGNEEPISDVHKQEISIPADVLNGSFKELCDYISLELVKFIGMNPGEETDEVKNLGFTLTRYVEQFGPSSISAIQRKGLANDDDDTVLKEFLNDMNESLESHGLKIRMNVALVDDTIGVLAGGRYYHKDTVAAVTLGMGTNAAYIEQAQEVLRWKPSIPNEPQEIVISTEWGDFRSCHLPVTEYDAALDAESLNPRSCVFEKMVAGGYLGEIVRRVLLKMTQESALFGDILPPKLTTPYTLSSPDMAAMHQDISEDREIVNKKLKDVFGIMYSTLAAREVVVEVCDVVAERAARVAGAGIVGMVKKLGRLEKKMSIVIVEGGLYDHYRVFRNYLHSSVWEMLGDELSDHVVIEHSHGGSGAGALFFAACGNVKT